Genomic DNA from bacterium:
CTCTGAAGCCCTTGCCAAGAACCTCGTATACGTCCGATATAACAACGAATGCCTTTGGGTCAATCTGCTTGACTATCTGTTTGAGCATGTCAATCTCGCGACGCGTAAGAACGATGTAGAGCACCTCTCTTCTTTCGCCCGAGAAGTACGAGTGTCCGTGAAGGGCTGTTGCGCCCCTTCGCATCTCGAGCGATACAGCCCATGAGACCTCCTGCGGCTTCGTCGTGATTATGTAGGCGGCTCGGGCGTAACTGAACCCTTCCAGGACCAGGTCTATTACCTTCGTGTTTATTATGAGAGAAAGAAACCCGAAAAGCGGAGCCTCGAGCGTGCGGAATACAATCGCTCCGGTTGCGATGACGAGTATGTCGAAGATAAGGATCCAGCCTCCAACTGAGATGTTCGATCTTTTCGTTAAAACCTGTCCAATAATGTCAGTTCCTCCTGTCGAACCGTGACCCCTGAAGACTATTCCCAGGCCGAGTCCAAGTATCGCGCCTCCGTATGCGGCTCCGAGTATCGGTTCGTTCGTCACCGAAGGGAGGTGCAGGATTCCGTCGAAGAGATATATGAATCCGGAGGTCGCAAGAATACCAGCAAGACTTTTGATGCCGTACCTCATGCCCATGTCCTTGACCCCAAGGATAAAGATGGGGATGTTCAGCACCACGTAGAAGATTGATACCGACCATTTGGTTACGTAGTTCAGAATGATGGATATTCCGCCGACCCCTCCGGACACGACATGATGGGGAATAAGGAACATCACATAGGCTATTCCGCATATCGCGGTTCCAACGAGAATTAATCCCGCATCGAAAAGCTCCTTCTTCCAGTTCAGTTTAAGTACAAATTTCTTATGAGTTTCAGGCATGCTGAATTTTACTTGCCTGAGAATTAACGTCAACCTATTGACAAGAATTCTTTATGGAGTATTGTTCAATGAATAAACTCAAAAGGAGGAGCTATGAAAAAATCCCTGATTGTTTTATTTGCCGCCTTTTCGTCGCTATCGATATTCACGAGCTGCGGACCGCCCTCAAACTACGGTCCGAACGATATCGTCACCATCTCAGGGAAATTCATTGACCCGGATGGAAATCCCTACGCCGACAAGCAGGTGGGCGTGTGGGTCCTCGATATTCAGGGTATATCCTACAACAACTACTGGTATCCTGATCCAGACGACTACGAGCTTACGGAGTCTGACGGAACCTTCAAGATACGCCAGAAGGGTGATCGCTATCTCTGGCCCAACGGCACCGCCAAGTACGTTTTAATAGCCAATATCGATTCACTTGCCGGACCGGTCACTGCGATGGGCTTCTTCGTAATCAATCAGGAGACAACGCTTCCCGACGCCAAACTCTGGCTTGCGAATGTAAACTCGACCGTAACAAATGATACCGCAGCTTTTACCTGGGACGCCGTCGATGCGGTAGCTGGCCAGGCGCCCGATAAGTATGCATTCAGTTCTGCGGTCGTCTACTGGGACCTCTGGTCAGAGGACAGCGTTGCGTCG
This window encodes:
- a CDS encoding YitT family protein, which gives rise to MPETHKKFVLKLNWKKELFDAGLILVGTAICGIAYVMFLIPHHVVSGGVGGISIILNYVTKWSVSIFYVVLNIPIFILGVKDMGMRYGIKSLAGILATSGFIYLFDGILHLPSVTNEPILGAAYGGAILGLGLGIVFRGHGSTGGTDIIGQVLTKRSNISVGGWILIFDILVIATGAIVFRTLEAPLFGFLSLIINTKVIDLVLEGFSYARAAYIITTKPQEVSWAVSLEMRRGATALHGHSYFSGERREVLYIVLTRREIDMLKQIVKQIDPKAFVVISDVYEVLGKGFRARN